The Siniperca chuatsi isolate FFG_IHB_CAS linkage group LG2, ASM2008510v1, whole genome shotgun sequence genome window below encodes:
- the tgm2b gene encoding protein-glutamine gamma-glutamyltransferase 2, which yields MAQALDIDRWNLECEFNNTDHRTDLNGVDRLIVRRGQPFTISLYLRSGNYQPGVSSLDCVAETGPQPSEQYGTRASFGLSANIDTSRWSAAVTSPPGDMVVLSICSAPDAPIGRYTLTLGRSGRIEFVLLFNPWCPGDAVYMDNEQSLAEYVLSQDGIIFRGSDKHPIPTPWNFGQFESGILDVCLRILDMNPKCLNNPGKDCSGRRNPIYVSRVLSAMVNCNDDKGVLLGKWTDGYEGGVSPMFWKGSVEILRNWDTQACQPVRYGQCWVFAAVACSISRALGIPCRVVTNYVSAHDNNSNLVIERYINENGDPIQSGEMIWNYHCWVENWMTRPDLKSDFNGWQASDPTPQEKSEGVYCCGPVPVRAIKEGELMFKYDAPFVFAEVNADVITILKKKDGSTLKVTSTTQVGQKISTKSVGSDAREDITYLYKYPEGSDEEREAFKKANHQNKLLYQQQNHGLHLAIKVTSEMKKGCDFDVFAVVTNNTQSEKKCRLVFGSCTMSYNGSLGGNCGFKDLLNVELSPGAERRVPLRLNYSKYGGLLTEDNLIRLGALLLDYTTREQILAVRNIVLDNPEIKVRILGEPKENRKVAAEITLQNPLQEPLENCCFSIEGANLTGGRVVSERLGSSVGPGEDAKVKIYFTPTHSGLRKLVVDFDSNKLCHVKGYRNVIIGK from the exons ATGGCTCAAG CTCTGGACATTGATCGCTGGAACCTGGAGTGTGAATTCAACAACACCGACCATCGTACTGATCTCAACGGCGTGGATCGTCTGATTGTGAGGAGAGGCCAACCGTTCACAATCAGCCTGTACCTTCGCTCCGGAAACTACCAACCTGGAGTCAGCTCTCTTGACTGCGTTGCAGAAACAG GTCCTCAACCCTCTGAGCAGTATGGCACCAGGGCCTCCTTTGGTCTGTCTGCCAACATTGACACTTCCCGCTGGAGCGCTGCTGTCACCAGTCCCCCCGGGGACATGGTGGTCCTGTCCATCTGCTCTGCCCCTGACGCACCTATAGGCCGCTACACCCTGACCCTGGGGCGATCAGGGCGGATTGAGTTTGTCCTGCTCTTTAACCCCTGGTGCCCAG GTGATGCAGTATATATGGACAATGAGCAGAGTTTGGCAGAGTATGTCTTATCCCAGGATGGAATCATCTTTCGAGGCAGCGACAAACATCCCATACCAACTCCCTGGAACTTTGGCCAG TTTGAAAGTGGAATCCTGGATGTCTGTCTGAGGATTCTGGATATGAATCCTAAATGTCTGAATAATCCTGGCAAAGACTGCTCAGGGAGGAGAAATCCCATCTATGTTTCCAGAGTGCTTAGCGCCATG GTGAATTGTAATGACGACAAAGGGGTGTTGCTGGGAAAGTGGACAGATGGCTATGAAGGAGGTGTCAGCCCCATGTTCTGGAAGGGCAGTGTGGAGATTCTGCGCAACTGGGACACACAAGCCTGTCAACCTGTTCGCTACGGACAGTGCTGGGTGTTTGCTGCAGTCGCCTGTTCAA TTTCCAGAGCCCTTGGTATCCCCTGCAGAGTTGTCACCAACTACGTGTCAGCCCACGACAACAACAGCAACCTGGTGATTGAACGCTACATCAACGAAAATGGAGATCCCATTCAATCTGGAGAAATGATCTG GAATTATCACTGCTGGGTGGAGAACTGGATGACCAGGCCTGATCTTAAATCTGATTTTAATGGTTGGCAAGCCAGTGACCCTACACCTCAGGAGAAAAGTGAAG GAGTGTACTGCTGTGGCCCCGTCCCTGTCAGGGCCATCAAGGAGGGCGAGCTCATGTTCAAGTATGATGCCCCTTTTGTCTTTGCTGAGGTCAATGCCGATGTCATCACCATCCTGAAGAAAAAAGACGGCAGCACTTTGAAAGTCACTAGCACTACACAGGTGGGCCAGAAGATCAGCACAAAGAGTGTGGGCAGTGACGCCCGAGAGGACATCACTTATCTCTACAAGTACCCCGAAG GCTCTGATGAAGAGCGGGAGGCTTTCAAGAAGGCCAACCACCAAAACAAGCTGCTCTACCAGCAGCAAAATCATGGCCTACACCTCGCTATAAAGGTCACATCGGAGATGAAGAAGGGCTGCGACTTCGACGTGTTTGCTGTGGTTACTAACAACACGCAGAGCGAGAAGAAGTGCCGCCTGGTGTTTGGATCCTGCACCATGTCCTACAATGGGTCCCTGGGAGGGAATTGTGGTTTTAAAGATCTGCTCAATGTTGAACTCTCACCAGGAGCAG AGAGGCGAGTTCCACTAAGGCTGAACTACTCTAAGTACGGTGGCCTACTCACTGAGGACAACTTAATCCGTCTGGGAGCTCTGTTGTTGGACTACACCACCAGAGAGCAAATACTGGCAGTGAGAAACATTGTGTTGGACAATCCTGAAATCAAAGTCAGA ATCCTGGGTGAACCAAAGGAGAATCGGAAAGTGGCTGCAGAGATCACCCTCCAGAACCCTCTGCAAGAACCGCTGGAGAACTGCTGCTTCAGCATCGAGGGGGCCAACCTCACTGGGGGCCGCGTCGTCTCTGAGAG